A window of Mangifera indica cultivar Alphonso chromosome 11, CATAS_Mindica_2.1, whole genome shotgun sequence contains these coding sequences:
- the LOC123230148 gene encoding histone H3.3: MARTKQTARKSTGGKAPRKQLATKAARKSAPTTGGVKKPHRYRPGTVALREIRKYQKSTELLIRKLPFQRLVREIAQDFKTDLRFQSHAVLALQEAAEAYLVGLFEDTNLCAIHAKRVTIMPKDIQLARRIRGERA, encoded by the exons ATGGCTCGTACCAAGCAAACCGCTCGCAAGTCAACCGGAGGAAAGGCTCCCAGGAAGCAGCTTGCCACAAAG GCCGCAAGAAAATCTGCTCCTACCACCGGTGGAGTAAAGAAGCCTCACCGTTACCGTCCTGGAACTGTTGCTCTTCG TGAAATCCGTAAGTACCAGAAGAGTACTGAGCTTTTGATCCGGAAATTGCCCTTCCAGCGCCTTGTTCGAGAAATCGCTCAAGACTTTAAG ACGGATTTGAGGTTCCAGAGTCACGCGGTGCTTGCTCTTCAGGAAGCTGCTGAGGCCTATCTTGTAGGTCTGTTTGAGGATACCAACCTTTGCGCAATTCACGCCAAACGTGTTACAATCATGCCTAAGGATATCCAATTGGCTAGGCGAATTCGAGGCGAGCGTGCTTAA
- the LOC123229789 gene encoding protein BASIC PENTACYSTEINE6-like — MDDGGHRENGRHKAEQYKAAQGQWFAHHQPTMKQIMAIMAERDAAIQERNLALSEKKAAIAERDMAFLQRDTAIAERNNAMLERDNAIASLQYQENSLNSGSMSSCPPGCQIARGVKHIHQPQQFTHYLPHTTEAAYGAREIHTSGGNPMSTGATETGKPRRVKRAKEARVMPPSKKTSKSPRKIKRETEDLNNIVFGKQQEWKSVQDLDGGDDVNKHLATSKSDWKGQVLGLNQVTFDETTMPAPVCSCTGSLRQCYKWGSGGWQSACCTTSLSMYPLPAVPNKRHARIGGRKMSGSAFNKLLTRLAAEGHDLSRPVDLKDHWAKHGTNRYITIK; from the exons ATGGATGACGGTGGGCATCGTGAAAACGGGAGACATAAAGCAGAGCAGTATAAGGCAGCTCAGGGCCAG TGGTTTGCGCATCATCAACCAACAATGAAACAGATAATGGCCATTATGGCTGAGAGAGATGCAGCCATACAAGAAAGAAATTTAGCCCTCTCAGAGAAAAAGGCAGCCATTGCAGAACGAGACATGGCATTCCTGCAGCGAGATACAGCTATTGCTGAACGTAACAATGCTATGTTAGAACGAGACAATGCCATTGCAAGTCTTCAGTATCAAGAAAATTCTTTAAACAGTGGTAGTATGTCCTCATGTCCACCAGGATGCCAAATTGCTCGTGGGGTGAAGCACATACACCAGCCACAGCAGTTTACACATTACCTGCCCCACACAACTGAAGCTGCATATGGTGCAAGAGAGATTCATACAAGTGGTGGCAACCCCATGTCTACTGGTGCTACTGAGACTGGAAAGCCACGACGGGTTAAACGAGCAAAGGAGGCCAGGGTGATGCCACCTAGTAAGAAGACATCAAAATCCCCACGGAAGATTAAGAGGGAAACTGAAGACCTGAATAATATTGTGTTTGGGAAGCAACAAGAGTGGAAGAGTGTGCAAGATTTGGATGGAGGAGACGATGTAAACAAACATTTGGCAACGTCAAAGTCTGATTGGAAGGGTCAGGTCCTGGGATTGAACCAAGTTACATTTGATGAAACCACCATGCCAGCACCTGTATGCTCCTGCACTGGGTCGCTAAGGCAGTGTTACAAATGGGGTAGTGGGGGATGGCAGTCTGCATGCTGCACAACCTCCTTGTCCATGTACCCCCTACCAGCTGTGCCAAACAAGCGGCATGCCCGAATAGGTGGCCGGAAGATGAGTGGAAGTGCATTCAACAAGCTGCTTACTCGACTAGCTGCTGAAGGCCATGATCTGTCAAGGCCAGTTGATCTCAAGGACCATTGGGCCAAGCATGGAACAAATCGCTACATCACAATCAAGTag